One part of the Symphalangus syndactylus isolate Jambi chromosome 1, NHGRI_mSymSyn1-v2.1_pri, whole genome shotgun sequence genome encodes these proteins:
- the LOC129489452 gene encoding serpin B4 isoform X2, which produces MNSLREANTKFMFDLFQQFRKSPENNIFYSPISITSALGMVLLGAKDNTAKQIEKVLHFDHVTENTTEKAATYHVNRSGNVHHQFQKLLTELNKSTDAYELKIANKLFGEKTYQFLQEYLDAIKKFYQTSVESVDFAHAPEESRKKINSWVESQTDEKIKNLIPDGIIDNITTLVLVNAIYFKGQWKNEFKKENTKEEKFWPNKDVQAKVLEIPYKGKDLSMIVLLPNEINGLQKLEEKLTAEKLMEWTSSQNMREARVDLHLPRFKVEESYDLKDKLRTMGMVDIFNRDADLSGMTGSRGLVVSKVLHKAFVEVTEEGVEATTATAVVEVVTSPPSTNEEFHCNHPFLFFIRQNKTNSILFFGRFSSP; this is translated from the exons ATGAATTCACTCCGTGAAGCCAACACCAAGTTCATGTTCGATCTGTTCCAACAGTTCAGAAAATCACCAGAGAACAACATCTTCTATTCCCCCATCAGCATCACATCAGCATTAGGGATGGTCCTCTTAGGGGCCAAAGACAACACCGCAAAACAAATTGAGAAG GTTCTTCACTTTGATCACGtcacagagaacaccacagaAAAGGCTGCAACGTATCAC GTTAATAGGTCAGGAAATGTTCATCACCAATTTCAAAAGCTTCTGACTGAATTAAACAAATCCACTGATGCATATGAGCTGAAGATCGCCAACAAGCTCTTCGGAGAAAAGACATATCAATTTTTACAG GAATATTTAGATGCCATCAAGAAATTTTACCAGACCAGTGTGGAATCTGTTGATTTTGCACATGCTCCAGAAGAAAGCCGAAAGAAGATTAACTCCTGGGTGGAAAGTCAAACGGATG aaaaaattaaaaacctaattCCTGATGGGATTATTGACAACATTACCACATTGGTTCTTGTGAACGCAATCTATTTCAAAGGGCAGTGGAAGAatgaatttaagaaagaaaatactaaagaGGAAAAATTTTGGCCAAACAAG GATGTACAGGCCAAGGTCCTGGAAATACCATACAAAGGCAAAGATCTAAGCATGATTGTGCTGCTGCCAAATGAAATCAATGGTCTGCAGAAG CTTGAAGAGAAACTCACTGCTGAGAAATTGATGGAATGGACAAGTTCGCAGAATATGAGAGAGGCACGTGTGGATTTACACTTACCTCGGTTCAAAGTGGAAGAGAGCTATGACCTCAAGGACAAGTTGAGAACCATGGGAATGGTGGATATCTTCAACAGGGATGCAGACCTCTCAGGCATGACTGGGAGCCGCGGTCTCGTGGTATCTAAAGTCCTACACAAGGCCTTTGTGGAGGTTACTGAGGAGGGAGTGGAAGCTACAACTGCCACAGCTGTAGTAGAAGTCGTAACATCACCTCCTTCAACTAATGAAGAGTTCCATTGTAATCACCCTTTCCTATTCTTCATCAGGCAAAATAAGACCAACAGCATCCTCTTCTTTGGCAGATTCTCATCCCCTTAG
- the LOC129489452 gene encoding serpin B4 isoform X1 translates to MNSLREANTKFMFDLFQQFRKSPENNIFYSPISITSALGMVLLGAKDNTAKQIEKVLHFDHVTENTTEKAATYHVNRSGNVHHQFQKLLTELNKSTDAYELKIANKLFGEKTYQFLQEYLDAIKKFYQTSVESVDFAHAPEESRKKINSWVESQTDEKIKNLIPDGIIDNITTLVLVNAIYFKGQWKNEFKKENTKEEKFWPNKNTYKSVQMMGQYSSFNFALLEDVQAKVLEIPYKGKDLSMIVLLPNEINGLQKLEEKLTAEKLMEWTSSQNMREARVDLHLPRFKVEESYDLKDKLRTMGMVDIFNRDADLSGMTGSRGLVVSKVLHKAFVEVTEEGVEATTATAVVEVVTSPPSTNEEFHCNHPFLFFIRQNKTNSILFFGRFSSP, encoded by the exons ATGAATTCACTCCGTGAAGCCAACACCAAGTTCATGTTCGATCTGTTCCAACAGTTCAGAAAATCACCAGAGAACAACATCTTCTATTCCCCCATCAGCATCACATCAGCATTAGGGATGGTCCTCTTAGGGGCCAAAGACAACACCGCAAAACAAATTGAGAAG GTTCTTCACTTTGATCACGtcacagagaacaccacagaAAAGGCTGCAACGTATCAC GTTAATAGGTCAGGAAATGTTCATCACCAATTTCAAAAGCTTCTGACTGAATTAAACAAATCCACTGATGCATATGAGCTGAAGATCGCCAACAAGCTCTTCGGAGAAAAGACATATCAATTTTTACAG GAATATTTAGATGCCATCAAGAAATTTTACCAGACCAGTGTGGAATCTGTTGATTTTGCACATGCTCCAGAAGAAAGCCGAAAGAAGATTAACTCCTGGGTGGAAAGTCAAACGGATG aaaaaattaaaaacctaattCCTGATGGGATTATTGACAACATTACCACATTGGTTCTTGTGAACGCAATCTATTTCAAAGGGCAGTGGAAGAatgaatttaagaaagaaaatactaaagaGGAAAAATTTTGGCCAAACAAG AATACGTACAAATCCGTACAGATGATGGGGCAATACAGTTCCTTTAATTTTGCCTTGCTGGAGGATGTACAGGCCAAGGTCCTGGAAATACCATACAAAGGCAAAGATCTAAGCATGATTGTGCTGCTGCCAAATGAAATCAATGGTCTGCAGAAG CTTGAAGAGAAACTCACTGCTGAGAAATTGATGGAATGGACAAGTTCGCAGAATATGAGAGAGGCACGTGTGGATTTACACTTACCTCGGTTCAAAGTGGAAGAGAGCTATGACCTCAAGGACAAGTTGAGAACCATGGGAATGGTGGATATCTTCAACAGGGATGCAGACCTCTCAGGCATGACTGGGAGCCGCGGTCTCGTGGTATCTAAAGTCCTACACAAGGCCTTTGTGGAGGTTACTGAGGAGGGAGTGGAAGCTACAACTGCCACAGCTGTAGTAGAAGTCGTAACATCACCTCCTTCAACTAATGAAGAGTTCCATTGTAATCACCCTTTCCTATTCTTCATCAGGCAAAATAAGACCAACAGCATCCTCTTCTTTGGCAGATTCTCATCCCCTTAG